In one window of Methanosarcina vacuolata Z-761 DNA:
- a CDS encoding glycosyltransferase family 2 protein, with translation MLYKLDMSSLSIVMPSMNEEETIRICIEKAQSIFEKYGIEGEIIIADNSSDRTAEIAASMGAKVIGPIKGYGNAYLKGLAKAKGDYIAIADADNTYDLLELDRFLDPLMAGEADFIMGTRLKGDIKKGAMPWLHQYIGNPFLTAMLNLLFGTKISDAHCGMRAFTKEALEKMNLKTHGMELASEMVIEAAKCELRIKEVPITYYSRRAPSKLRSFQDGWRHIRFMMLYRPLPFLFLPGAVVFVLGVLITGSLLLTGDVAENRLHSFILGCMLLILGGQTLSTGGYLKTYGLIRGMYPNNKGNTAKWLNYHSLEKELFAGSIILIAGLLLGLKVVYTWISSGYGSLSEVKNAVISMVFAFIGLQMIFSAIVLSVMLLEVDTDW, from the coding sequence ATGCTTTATAAGCTGGACATGTCTTCTCTTTCTATCGTAATGCCTTCCATGAATGAAGAAGAAACCATCCGAATTTGCATAGAGAAAGCTCAGTCTATATTCGAAAAATATGGTATAGAAGGAGAGATAATAATTGCTGACAACTCGTCAGACAGGACTGCGGAGATTGCAGCTTCAATGGGTGCAAAGGTAATAGGCCCGATAAAAGGTTATGGAAACGCTTACCTCAAAGGACTGGCCAAAGCAAAAGGAGACTATATTGCTATTGCCGATGCTGACAATACCTATGACCTGCTTGAGCTTGATAGGTTTCTGGACCCTCTTATGGCAGGAGAAGCGGATTTCATAATGGGCACCAGGCTGAAAGGCGATATCAAAAAAGGAGCTATGCCCTGGCTGCATCAATATATAGGCAACCCTTTCCTGACGGCAATGCTGAATCTTCTTTTCGGGACGAAAATTTCGGACGCTCATTGCGGGATGCGAGCTTTCACAAAAGAAGCCCTTGAGAAAATGAACCTTAAAACTCATGGCATGGAACTTGCATCCGAGATGGTAATTGAAGCTGCAAAATGTGAGTTGAGAATAAAAGAAGTCCCCATAACCTATTACTCACGCCGTGCCCCCTCCAAACTTCGTTCTTTTCAGGACGGCTGGCGGCATATAAGGTTTATGATGCTATATCGCCCTTTGCCCTTTCTTTTTCTACCCGGAGCTGTGGTTTTTGTCCTTGGAGTCCTTATAACAGGTTCTCTTCTTCTTACCGGAGATGTGGCAGAAAACCGGCTGCATTCCTTTATTTTGGGCTGCATGCTTCTAATCCTCGGAGGACAGACGCTCTCTACTGGAGGCTATTTGAAAACATATGGCCTTATCCGTGGTATGTACCCCAATAATAAAGGAAACACTGCAAAATGGCTGAACTACCATTCTCTTGAAAAAGAACTGTTTGCAGGTTCAATTATACTTATTGCAGGCCTCCTGTTAGGGCTAAAAGTAGTATACACCTGGATCAGCTCAGGATACGGCTCTCTCTCTGAAGTGAAAAATGCAGTTATTTCAATGGTATTTGCCTTTATTGGCCTTCAGATGATTTTTTCGGCAATTGTCCTGAGCGTAATGCTCCTTGAAGTGGACACTGACTGGTAA
- the smc gene encoding chromosome segregation protein SMC, whose product MYIKEIEFVNFKSFGKKVKIPFYNDFTTISGPNGSGKSNIIDGILFALGLTSSRTLRAEKLTDLIYNGDASKKPDFAQVTIRFDNSDHKLPLELDEVEVSRKVRRTKSGYYSYFYFNGKAVSLGEIHSQLAKAGITPEGYNVVMQGDVTQIISMTSVERRKIIDEIAGVAEFDERKQKALGELEVVRQQIERVDIILEEVRTQLGKLAGERDQALKYQALKAEKVKFEGYLLLSKLKDARAELQNVDKELAGKDEHLEKVQLVLNERTQELQALEETLEELSVEIRKKGEDKQLQVKREIEETKGEISRCVDSIELSESELEEADSRRRKSFVEIDSTKGKVRELDEKIEAENLRKESISSELSERKTERMLLQSRIADVDAKFAATRDELMAARKKLEDVKNEKNELIRTEDRLLDTLRRKSLELREIENQIRDAEAAVATSDSDTLSVKYEIEKLSENLESLIRDRDDIESSHFRIKEDIRKLENKLHGLQQEYTITEARVRASEQGGGYSRAVEMVIGAARQEDLFGIHGTIAQLGRVDRQYSTALEVAAGNRMQAIVVDTDADAAEAIEYLKRRKGGRATFLPLNKLREPRRLENLSYENGVIGYAIDLIQFDSGFESAFWYVFQDTLVMESLESARRLMGKARMVTLEGELLEKSGAMVGGSISSKSGTSFAAAEKDKLVELAEEIKSLDASRNAAISKQDSIESHLFELSRKIRDCEATISRKENQLDEIAGREAKLAELLESKQADLKAIEESRTELGTEMDRVTAEKADKEKAVSELEGQISGLEAKLADSPLPEINKKIEFIDEELRRLDGRIRDTEATLNALQLEKEYAEQKINEAKELIKELEEKKASRIEKVNSLKIKIKELEEKLEEKKAREVKLSDELIGLQQEREKVQTEHNAVKRRVSTAATTLEKAKQQVLTLTATKNALLDQEKQFVEEILKRGIEETDEVPNYETVYMRIQAIDEALRRLEPVNMRAIDEYNEVELRLSDLQGKRDTLFTEREQLLERIDQYEQLKRDAFMEAYTSINANFKEIFHELSEGVGELLLDEPDDPFAGGMTLRAQPKEKTLQRIEAMSGGEKSLTALAFIFAIQQYRPAPFYAFDEIDMFLDGWNVERVSRRVKTSGSKVQFIVVSLRKPMIQAASRTIGVTMQENNLTSITGVRLNG is encoded by the coding sequence GTGTATATAAAAGAGATTGAATTTGTTAATTTTAAGTCTTTCGGAAAAAAAGTAAAGATTCCCTTTTATAATGACTTTACTACAATTTCGGGTCCGAATGGGAGTGGGAAGTCTAACATAATAGACGGGATTCTTTTTGCACTTGGGCTCACAAGTTCAAGGACTCTTCGCGCTGAAAAACTTACCGATCTGATTTACAATGGCGATGCGTCAAAAAAGCCTGATTTTGCTCAGGTTACGATCCGTTTTGACAACTCTGACCATAAGTTACCTCTAGAGCTTGACGAGGTTGAAGTCTCAAGAAAGGTTCGACGGACAAAAAGCGGGTATTACAGCTATTTTTATTTCAATGGAAAAGCCGTAAGTCTTGGAGAAATCCATTCCCAGCTTGCAAAAGCTGGGATAACGCCTGAAGGTTACAATGTGGTTATGCAGGGAGATGTAACGCAGATAATCTCCATGACCTCTGTAGAAAGAAGAAAGATTATAGACGAGATCGCAGGGGTCGCAGAATTTGATGAACGCAAGCAAAAGGCTCTTGGTGAACTGGAAGTCGTAAGACAGCAAATCGAGCGCGTAGATATCATCCTTGAAGAGGTACGCACCCAGCTAGGAAAACTGGCGGGAGAACGTGACCAGGCCTTAAAATATCAGGCGCTCAAAGCTGAAAAAGTCAAATTTGAAGGCTATCTTCTCCTTTCCAAACTCAAGGACGCAAGGGCTGAACTGCAGAATGTGGATAAGGAACTCGCAGGTAAAGACGAGCATCTTGAAAAAGTCCAGCTTGTCCTCAACGAGAGAACGCAGGAACTTCAGGCGCTTGAAGAAACCCTGGAAGAGCTTTCGGTTGAAATCCGAAAAAAAGGAGAGGATAAACAGCTTCAGGTTAAGAGGGAGATCGAAGAGACAAAGGGAGAAATTTCTCGCTGCGTAGATAGTATCGAGCTTTCGGAATCCGAACTTGAGGAAGCTGATTCACGGCGCAGGAAATCCTTTGTAGAGATCGATTCCACCAAAGGCAAGGTCAGGGAACTCGATGAAAAAATTGAAGCCGAAAACCTGAGAAAAGAAAGCATTTCTTCAGAGCTTTCCGAGCGCAAAACCGAGCGCATGCTGCTTCAGAGCAGGATTGCGGATGTGGACGCAAAATTTGCTGCTACACGGGATGAGCTCATGGCTGCCAGGAAGAAGCTTGAGGATGTAAAAAACGAGAAAAACGAGTTAATCCGAACCGAAGACCGGCTCCTTGATACTCTCCGGAGAAAATCTTTAGAACTCCGGGAGATAGAAAACCAGATCAGAGACGCTGAAGCCGCAGTTGCTACTTCTGACAGTGATACGCTTTCTGTTAAGTACGAAATTGAAAAGCTTTCCGAAAACCTGGAGTCTCTTATCCGGGACCGTGATGATATCGAAAGCAGCCATTTCAGGATAAAAGAAGATATAAGGAAACTTGAGAACAAACTTCACGGCCTCCAGCAGGAATACACAATCACGGAGGCAAGAGTGCGAGCATCGGAACAGGGCGGAGGCTATTCCAGGGCCGTGGAGATGGTAATAGGGGCTGCAAGGCAGGAGGACCTTTTCGGAATTCATGGGACCATTGCCCAGCTTGGGAGAGTGGACAGACAATACTCAACAGCTCTGGAGGTTGCTGCAGGAAACCGGATGCAAGCGATTGTTGTTGACACGGATGCCGATGCTGCCGAAGCAATCGAGTACCTGAAGCGGAGAAAAGGAGGTAGAGCAACCTTCCTTCCTCTCAACAAACTGAGAGAGCCCAGGCGGCTTGAAAATCTAAGTTACGAAAACGGGGTAATAGGATACGCAATTGACCTTATTCAATTTGATTCCGGTTTTGAGTCTGCTTTCTGGTACGTTTTTCAGGATACTCTTGTTATGGAAAGCCTTGAAAGTGCCCGCCGCCTCATGGGAAAGGCAAGAATGGTAACCCTTGAAGGCGAACTTCTGGAAAAGAGCGGAGCAATGGTAGGAGGGTCAATATCCTCTAAATCGGGCACTTCTTTTGCAGCTGCAGAAAAAGACAAACTGGTTGAACTTGCAGAGGAGATCAAATCCCTGGATGCAAGCCGGAATGCAGCAATAAGCAAGCAGGACAGCATTGAAAGCCACCTTTTCGAGCTGAGCAGGAAAATTCGGGACTGTGAAGCTACGATCTCACGAAAAGAGAACCAGCTTGATGAAATCGCAGGCAGGGAAGCAAAACTTGCTGAACTTCTTGAATCAAAGCAGGCCGACCTTAAAGCAATTGAGGAGTCCAGAACCGAACTTGGGACTGAAATGGATAGGGTAACTGCGGAAAAAGCTGATAAAGAAAAAGCCGTATCCGAACTTGAGGGGCAGATCTCGGGACTTGAAGCAAAACTTGCGGATTCTCCTCTGCCTGAAATAAATAAAAAAATAGAATTCATTGACGAGGAACTCCGCAGGCTGGATGGTCGGATCCGGGATACTGAAGCCACATTAAATGCCCTGCAGCTTGAAAAAGAGTATGCTGAACAGAAAATTAACGAAGCAAAGGAACTTATAAAGGAACTTGAGGAAAAGAAAGCTTCAAGAATAGAAAAAGTTAACTCTTTGAAGATAAAAATAAAGGAACTTGAGGAAAAACTTGAGGAGAAGAAAGCCAGGGAGGTCAAGCTTTCGGATGAACTGATAGGGCTTCAGCAGGAACGGGAAAAGGTTCAGACCGAACATAATGCGGTCAAGCGCAGGGTAAGTACTGCCGCAACTACGCTTGAAAAGGCGAAGCAGCAGGTACTTACGCTCACAGCTACCAAAAACGCGCTTTTAGATCAGGAAAAGCAGTTTGTCGAAGAAATCCTGAAAAGAGGCATAGAAGAAACTGATGAAGTTCCTAATTACGAAACCGTTTACATGCGGATTCAGGCAATTGATGAAGCGCTCAGAAGGCTCGAACCCGTAAACATGCGGGCAATTGACGAGTACAATGAGGTAGAATTAAGGCTTTCGGATTTGCAGGGTAAGCGAGACACTCTCTTTACCGAGAGAGAGCAGCTCCTTGAGCGCATTGATCAGTATGAGCAGTTAAAACGAGATGCCTTTATGGAAGCCTATACAAGCATTAATGCCAACTTCAAGGAGATTTTCCATGAGCTTTCCGAAGGGGTGGGTGAACTCTTGCTTGATGAGCCTGATGACCCTTTTGCAGGAGGAATGACACTTCGGGCGCAGCCCAAAGAGAAAACTCTCCAGAGGATCGAGGCAATGTCCGGAGGAGAAAAAAGCCTTACCGCACTTGCGTTCATTTTCGCGATTCAGCAATACCGTCCTGCTCCCTTCTATGCTTTTGATGAAATTGATATGTTCCTTGACGGCTGGAATGTGGAAAGGGTTTCAAGGCGCGTTAAAACCTCAGGATCAAAAGTCCAGTTTATTGTTGTTTCCTTAAGAAAACCTATGATTCAGGCCGCATCCAGGACAATTGGGGTTACAATGCAGGAAAATAACCTTACCAGCATTACCGGGGTGAGACTTAATGGCTGA
- a CDS encoding segregation/condensation protein A, with protein MAELTDNEGAALEVPLLQASTISESGENNSFFVKSKIYGLPGTLSCLGIDWNLLDISEFETSEPLGILVELARVGKIDPWDIDIVQLTDGFLRKVEELKQMDLRISSRTLLYSAILLRMKSSGILDVEEEEVDTFDSDFPDDPDFPEPAEFPIPKLPVRRVSTRPVTLNELILELKKAEKHLSRKNEKKASQVSEESDPRPKLTTGDVLGIAHDEAIGSRLSLMWKRLAELFNKQSVVVFSSILEKSEDKIMDYLSLLFLASSRKIWLFQNELFEELYIYPGEESGFSTEANPSLFHEMLIKSKPELSKPGIKGSSGPDSPGEISQHENPVKSLS; from the coding sequence ATGGCTGAACTTACGGATAACGAGGGGGCAGCGCTTGAAGTTCCGCTTCTTCAAGCTAGTACGATTTCTGAATCCGGGGAAAACAACTCTTTTTTTGTGAAATCCAAAATTTATGGGCTGCCAGGTACTCTTTCATGCCTTGGAATTGATTGGAATCTGCTTGATATTTCGGAGTTTGAAACTTCCGAACCTCTGGGTATACTGGTTGAACTTGCGCGGGTAGGAAAAATTGATCCCTGGGATATTGACATAGTACAGCTTACTGACGGTTTCCTGAGAAAGGTGGAAGAGCTAAAGCAGATGGACCTTAGAATTTCTTCAAGGACGCTTCTTTATTCTGCTATACTCCTGCGTATGAAATCTTCGGGAATCCTTGATGTGGAAGAGGAAGAAGTTGATACCTTTGATTCGGATTTTCCTGATGATCCTGATTTCCCTGAGCCTGCAGAGTTTCCTATACCAAAGCTTCCAGTTCGTCGTGTATCCACAAGGCCGGTAACACTCAATGAACTGATTCTTGAACTCAAGAAAGCCGAAAAACACCTCTCAAGAAAAAATGAAAAAAAAGCCAGCCAGGTTTCAGAAGAATCCGATCCTCGCCCCAAGCTTACTACCGGAGATGTCCTGGGCATTGCACATGACGAAGCCATTGGCTCGCGGTTGTCTCTTATGTGGAAAAGGCTTGCCGAACTGTTTAATAAGCAATCCGTAGTGGTTTTTTCGAGTATACTGGAAAAAAGCGAAGATAAAATTATGGATTATCTTTCTCTTCTTTTTCTTGCTTCAAGCAGGAAGATCTGGCTTTTCCAGAATGAACTTTTCGAAGAATTATACATCTATCCTGGAGAAGAATCCGGCTTTTCCACCGAGGCAAATCCGTCCCTTTTCCATGAGATGTTAATTAAATCAAAACCCGAACTTTCAAAACCTGGTATTAAAGGTTCTTCAGGACCGGACTCACCAGGGGAGATTTCTCAGCATGAAAATCCGGTTAAGAGCCTTAGTTAA
- a CDS encoding glycosyltransferase family 4 protein: MKIAFVYDAVYPWVKGGAEMRIHELGKQLSARGHEVHIFGVKWWEGEDTFEYEGMTLHGVCKARNLYVNGRRSISEAIIFAAKLFPELKKENFDLIDVSVFPYFSCFTVKAVSILKKAPLVLTWHEVWDDYWYEYLGRAGIFGLLVEKAISKLSDNNIAVSKWTKDRLEGLGVPGEKIAVIPNGIDLKRISGIESNWGKFPVDPENNAYDIIFAGRLIKEKNVDLLIKAVALLKADFPDLRCCIVGDGPERAALVELAKRSGVCENVEFAGFQEYGALIGKIKASKVLVLPSSREGFGMVVIEAFACGVPVVTVKAKYNAAQGLVEDGIDGFIVELEEREIAKAVAKMIGKNSKNKKASEAALRKAENYDWEEIVKNVQLMFEACIKRN, translated from the coding sequence ATGAAAATCGCCTTTGTGTACGATGCTGTTTATCCATGGGTCAAGGGCGGCGCAGAGATGCGCATTCATGAACTGGGAAAACAGCTCTCGGCCAGAGGGCATGAAGTACACATTTTCGGAGTCAAGTGGTGGGAAGGAGAAGATACTTTTGAGTATGAAGGCATGACTCTTCACGGCGTCTGTAAAGCTCGAAACCTGTATGTCAATGGCAGACGCTCGATTTCCGAGGCAATAATCTTCGCTGCAAAACTGTTCCCTGAGCTCAAGAAAGAAAATTTTGACCTTATAGATGTGAGTGTCTTTCCCTATTTTTCCTGTTTTACCGTAAAAGCGGTTTCAATCCTGAAAAAAGCGCCTTTAGTACTTACCTGGCACGAGGTATGGGATGATTACTGGTATGAATATTTAGGAAGGGCAGGAATTTTTGGATTGCTGGTCGAGAAGGCGATCTCGAAGCTATCAGACAATAATATTGCGGTCTCGAAGTGGACAAAGGATAGACTGGAGGGACTAGGGGTGCCTGGAGAAAAGATCGCGGTTATCCCTAACGGGATTGATCTTAAAAGAATCTCCGGGATTGAGTCCAACTGGGGAAAATTCCCTGTTGACCCTGAAAATAACGCTTATGATATCATTTTTGCAGGCCGGCTTATAAAAGAAAAAAACGTTGATCTGCTGATTAAAGCTGTAGCTCTTCTTAAAGCCGATTTTCCAGATCTCAGGTGTTGCATTGTTGGGGATGGACCTGAAAGGGCAGCACTGGTGGAACTCGCAAAGAGAAGTGGGGTTTGCGAGAATGTCGAGTTTGCAGGCTTTCAGGAGTATGGAGCATTGATCGGGAAAATCAAGGCTTCAAAGGTGCTTGTGCTGCCTTCAAGCAGGGAAGGATTCGGAATGGTGGTTATCGAGGCTTTTGCCTGTGGAGTGCCTGTGGTGACGGTTAAAGCAAAGTATAATGCTGCACAGGGTCTTGTTGAAGATGGAATTGATGGGTTTATTGTGGAGCTTGAGGAGAGGGAGATTGCAAAAGCCGTGGCAAAAATGATTGGGAAAAACTCAAAGAACAAAAAAGCTTCAGAAGCCGCATTGCGGAAAGCTGAAAACTATGACTGGGAAGAAATAGTTAAAAATGTTCAATTAATGTTTGAAGCTTGCATAAAAAGAAATTAA